From one Cyanobacterium stanieri PCC 7202 genomic stretch:
- a CDS encoding glycosyl transferase family 2 (PFAM: Cellulose synthase~COGs: COG1215 Glycosyltransferase probably involved in cell wall biogenesis~InterPro IPR001173~KEGG: amr:AM1_4863 cellulose synthase catalytic subunit~PFAM: glycosyl transferase family 2~SPTR: Cellulose synthase superfamily), which produces MIKDNSFSGHLETRLKKGTRPLRFLIIINLICGAWYLQWRILNTINISALWLSIPLLMAEIYCYVGGLMFFIGLWNPLERNIRSLKYLQPALPEEQIPAVDVFITCYNEPVEMVEETARAALNMDYPVSKLKVYILDDGNSPEMRAMSQRLNIEDLQTPRLREEIKSISYRRSLLFANLEQVETLTPELANAQKILNRFRFKIRPDKKFTKRVLQWFEQQKPLYVPDEIWQDCYIAILEGFEHQVIKNNLQTEKQYLTLIDLIILSYGIEIKIWDNNRHYETNKLFTSPNLTGINQEDERHFKFISQVMDRYSYMSMGKQGNCLTLYKSYTPIPCVEEGAKESLIAGYLKGLTELILQFNPSLQHINQYLEQKREELLDTIKKEELKLSSLLRCSYIARPKPEGKPHHAKAGNINYAIFSGGTKGDFILTLDADHIPQPQFLQRVIPYFFSYSLMTGRYYENMIAFVQTPQAFYNLPSGDPFGHQAHLFYGLIQQSKDGMNSAFYTGTNAVLRREALVMVGLKNFAADFQKDESRLEEFDLVGGVSSNSITEDMNTAMRLHSAGWKSVYHNEPLSAGVAPDDLISTLQQRLRWAQGTIQVLLRESPLTKIGLSLGQRLQYFQTMYSYFSGFAIIIFLLCPIIYFYTGSIPVTDYDNEFAFYFVPAFILNRLTFMMASWGIPARELWRSEQYAIALFPLYIQAVVSVFSGKKLSFKVTPKQRQSGNYLRLVIPQITIIILTISGILWTGFQLIIGRYDQLNLFLLNVGWSIYNISLLLVVIKAAVWQPSEIKK; this is translated from the coding sequence ATGATTAAAGATAATTCTTTTTCAGGACATTTAGAAACTCGCCTGAAAAAGGGAACTAGACCTTTACGATTTCTGATTATTATCAATCTTATTTGTGGTGCGTGGTATCTACAATGGCGTATTTTGAATACCATTAATATTTCTGCCTTGTGGTTATCCATCCCCTTGTTAATGGCAGAAATTTACTGTTATGTGGGGGGATTAATGTTTTTTATCGGTTTATGGAATCCCCTTGAGCGTAACATTCGCTCTCTCAAATATCTTCAACCTGCCTTGCCAGAGGAACAAATTCCTGCAGTAGATGTTTTTATTACCTGTTATAACGAACCTGTGGAAATGGTAGAAGAAACCGCACGGGCAGCCTTAAATATGGATTATCCTGTATCCAAGCTCAAGGTTTATATTCTTGATGACGGTAACTCTCCAGAAATGAGGGCAATGAGTCAAAGGCTTAATATTGAAGATTTACAAACCCCTCGTTTAAGAGAAGAGATAAAATCTATTAGTTATAGGCGATCGCTTTTATTTGCTAACTTAGAACAAGTAGAAACACTAACTCCAGAACTTGCCAACGCGCAAAAAATATTGAATAGATTTCGTTTCAAAATTCGACCCGACAAAAAATTTACCAAAAGAGTATTACAGTGGTTTGAACAACAAAAACCATTATATGTACCCGATGAAATATGGCAAGACTGTTATATAGCTATTTTGGAAGGCTTTGAACACCAAGTTATTAAAAATAATCTTCAAACCGAAAAACAGTATTTAACTTTAATTGATTTGATCATCTTAAGTTATGGCATCGAAATTAAAATTTGGGACAATAATAGACACTACGAAACCAATAAACTATTTACCAGCCCCAATTTAACAGGAATAAATCAAGAAGACGAAAGACATTTTAAGTTTATCTCACAAGTGATGGATCGTTATAGTTATATGTCCATGGGTAAACAGGGAAACTGTCTCACCCTTTATAAATCCTACACTCCTATTCCTTGTGTGGAGGAAGGCGCCAAAGAATCTTTAATCGCAGGATATTTAAAAGGATTAACCGAGTTAATATTACAGTTTAACCCCAGTCTTCAACATATCAACCAATATTTGGAGCAAAAAAGAGAAGAACTATTAGACACGATCAAAAAAGAAGAATTAAAATTAAGTAGCCTGTTGAGATGTAGTTATATCGCCCGTCCAAAGCCCGAAGGCAAACCCCACCATGCCAAAGCTGGAAACATCAACTATGCTATTTTTTCGGGGGGAACAAAGGGAGATTTTATTTTAACCCTTGATGCTGATCATATTCCCCAACCACAATTTTTACAAAGAGTTATTCCTTATTTTTTCTCTTATAGCTTAATGACAGGGCGATATTATGAAAACATGATTGCCTTTGTGCAAACTCCCCAAGCCTTTTATAATTTACCATCTGGAGATCCTTTTGGTCATCAAGCCCATCTTTTTTATGGTCTAATCCAACAAAGTAAAGATGGTATGAATTCAGCTTTTTATACAGGTACAAATGCGGTATTGAGAAGAGAAGCCCTGGTGATGGTAGGATTAAAAAATTTTGCCGCAGATTTTCAAAAAGATGAGTCTCGATTGGAAGAGTTTGATTTGGTGGGGGGAGTATCGAGTAATAGCATTACGGAGGATATGAATACCGCCATGAGGTTGCACAGTGCAGGATGGAAGTCGGTTTATCACAATGAGCCTTTATCTGCTGGAGTGGCTCCTGATGATTTGATTTCTACTTTACAACAACGCCTGAGATGGGCGCAGGGTACTATTCAGGTATTGTTGCGGGAATCTCCCTTGACTAAGATAGGTTTAAGTTTGGGGCAGAGATTGCAGTATTTTCAAACTATGTATAGTTATTTTTCGGGTTTTGCCATCATAATTTTTTTACTCTGCCCGATTATTTATTTTTATACAGGCTCTATTCCTGTGACTGATTATGATAATGAGTTTGCTTTTTATTTTGTTCCTGCTTTTATTCTCAATCGTCTTACTTTTATGATGGCTAGTTGGGGTATTCCTGCACGGGAACTTTGGCGCAGTGAACAATATGCGATCGCCCTTTTTCCTTTATATATTCAAGCAGTAGTCAGTGTTTTTAGTGGAAAAAAACTCAGTTTCAAAGTAACACCAAAACAAAGACAATCGGGTAATTATTTACGTTTAGTTATACCCCAAATAACTATTATTATTCTCACCATTAGCGGAATTTTATGGACAGGTTTTCAATTAATTATCGGTAGATATGACCAACTTAATTTATTTCTCTT